One window of the Rosa rugosa chromosome 3, drRosRugo1.1, whole genome shotgun sequence genome contains the following:
- the LOC133736905 gene encoding universal stress protein PHOS34-like gives MAEKQVMVVAADESEHSAYALEWTLEHFVTPFGPNTPFKLVIVHAKPMPSSVVGLSGPGAAEVLPIVDADLRRQAARVSEKAKEFCASKSIKDVVVEVIEGDARNVLCDAVERHHASVLVVGSHGYGAIKRAVLGSVSDYCAHHAHCSVMIVKRPKTKH, from the exons ATGGCAGAGAAGCAAGTGATGGTTGTGGCGGCCGACGAGAGCGAGCACAGCGCCTACGCTCTGGAGTGGACTCTGGAACACTTCGTCACCCCGTTCGGCCCCAACACCCCGTTCAAGCTCGTCATCGTCCACGCCAAGCCCATGCCTTCCTCTGTCGTCGGCCTCTCCGGTCCCG GCGCGGCGGAGGTTCTGCCGATTGTGGATGCTGATTTGAGGAGGCAGGCTGCCCGCGTTAGTGAGAAGGCCAAGGAATTTTGTGCTTCTAAATCG ATAAAAGATGTGGTCGTAGAGGTGATAGAAGGCGATGCCAGGAATGTACTCTGTGATGCTGTGGAAAGACACCATGCATCCGTCTTGGTTGTGGGTAGTCATGGCTATGGAGCCATCAAAAG GGCGGTTTTGGGAAGTGTAAGTGACTATTGTGCTCATCACGCTCACTGCAGTGTTATGATCGTGAAGAGGCCTAAAACCAAACACTAA
- the LOC133736186 gene encoding uncharacterized protein LOC133736186, with product MDKNGNASCDRGEALKYVFDLGADDDIIEDEEEEDDDDSDEESEEEDEEEEDDTFNPLDSVDDGTFADQIYPDFVGKEYETLAKKKRKPLGDSRPKGSVKKARKDEGSKESLEEELMEFMMGRPRRRSRKLKKRGRRKGSKNQCSPEISSLLSKARNCYALGDYKEAIPVLKEVIKQAPHLPDSYQTLGDVHSALGDKNRALNCYHVAGHLAPKNPSLWTLIFTKFMEVGNISEASTSLSRAISADPEAENVVALKLDRASLHVQLKDYEKAAALYEEIIQTCPGNVKALKTGAEMYEKCGQRERSIHVLEEYLRAHPTEADLSVIDLLVSLLMENNLHNEALQHIEHAQLTLHSGKELPLDMKVKAGICQANLGNMRKAASLFTEFAESNTEFNKGFLHLKIARCYLSLKYRVQAIFYFYQALKTLEEHIEARLTLASVLLEESRDDEAISLLSPPRNRDCVHLPTDKATPWWCDGKVKLKLCNIFRAKGMHKELVDAIYDLVHESLQIISLGRTVKRKLLKKELLERVKALDDQQTCNVFSGNRSRALPLPDHRKVNREKKRLEEKAKLKEEKRTEAMAAGHDGQSDDYSDSDDDPEIDPQEIQKEPPLPDLVKEKENHDLILDLCKSLASLNRHSEALKILKLALKSSKGMAAFRGKLRTLGAQIAYTDPDPEQGLNYVKYIADQHPYSNAVWNCYYKVISRFKEDWYRDKHYKFVRHRRHRRNKLKDCAPPSIISGHHYTRKSRHQDAAREYLEAYKLLPENPLVNLCAGTALINLAHGHRLQNKHHCIAQGFAFLYNNLRVCKSSQEALYNIARAFHQVGLVTLAASYYEKVLDIHVKDYPIPKLPHENPDYNQNRLPGYCDLRREAAFNLHLIYKQCGSFDLARQVLRDHCTF from the coding sequence ATGGATAAAAACGGCAACGCTAGTTGTGATCGTGGGGAGGCTTTAAAGTATGTGTTTGATTTGGGTGCTGACGATGACATTATagaagatgaggaagaagaagatgatgatgatagtGATGAAGAATCCGAAGAAgaggatgaggaagaagaagatgacacCTTTAATCCTCTGGATTCTGTAGACGATGGTACTTTTGCTGACCAAATTTACCCAGATTTTGTGGGGAAGGAGTATGAGACTTTAgctaagaaaaaaagaaaaccacTTGGGGATAGTCGCCCTAAAGGTTCAGTTAAGAAGGCCAGAAAAGATGAGGGTTCTAAAGAAAGCTTAGAGGAGGAATTAATGGAGTTCATGATGGGCAGGCCGCGAAGGAGATCAAGGAAGCTTAAGAAAAGAGGTAGAAGAAAAGGATCAAAGAACCAATGCAGCCCTGAAATTAGCAGCCTTCTTAGTAAGGCTCGAAATTGCTATGCACTTGGGGATTACAAAGAGGCCATACCCGTCTTGAAAGAAGTGATTAAGCAAGCACCGCATTTGCCCGATTCCTATCAGACACTTGGAGATGTCCATAGTGCTCTTGGCGATAAAAATAGAGCCTTAAATTGCTACCATGTTGCTGGACATTTAGCACCGAAAAATCCTTCTTTGTGGACATTAATTTTTACAAAGTTCATGGAAGTAGGGAACATTTCTGAAGCTTCGACTAGCCTTTCGAGAGCAATATCAGCTGATCCTGAAGCCGAAAATGTTGTCGCTCTGAAGTTGGATCGTGCTTCACTCCATGTTCAGCTTAAGGATTATGAAAAAGCTGCTGCATTGTATGAAGAAATAATCCAAACCTGTCCTGGTAATGTTAAAGCACTGAAGACAGGAGCAGAGATGTATGAAAAATGCGGTCAGCGTGAGCGCTCTATCCATGTGCTGGAGGAGTATCTCAGAGCACATCCAACTGAAGCTGATTTGAGTGTCATTGATTTGTTAGTTTCTCTACTTATGGAAAACAATTTACATAATGAAGCTCTTCAGCATATTGAGCATGCACAACTGACACTCCATTCAGGAAAAGAGCTGCCTCTTGATATGAAAGTTAAAGCAGGAATTTGCCAAGCTAACCTCGGAAACATGCGCAAGGCAGCAAGTCTGTTCACTGAATTTGCAGAGAGTAACACTGAATTTAATAAAGGCTTTTTACATTTGAAAATTGCTAGATGTTATTTGTCCTTGAAGTATAGAGTACAAGCAATTTTCTACTTCTACCAAGCTTTAAAGACACTTGAAGAGCATATTGAGGCTCGATTGACATTGGCTTCTGTTCTCCTTGAAGAATCTAGAGATGATGAAGCTATATCTCTGCTGTCTCCTCCAAGAAATCGAGACTGTGTTCACCTCCCAACTGATAAAGCAACACCATGGTGGTGTGATGGAAAAGTGAAGCTGAAGCTTTGCAACATTTTCAGAGCTAAAGGGATGCACAAGGAACTTGTGGACGCAATCTATGATTTGGTGCACGAATCATTACAGATTATATCACTTGGGAGAACAGTGAAAAGGAAGCTCTTGAAAAAGGAATTGTTAGAAAGAGTCAAAGCCTTGGATGATCAGCAAACATGTAACGTTTTTTCGGGAAATAGATCACGAGCACTTCCTTTACCAGATCATCGGAAAGTTAACAGAGAAAAGAAGCGTCTTGAGGAAAAGGCAAAACTAAAGGAGGAAAAGAGAACTGAGGCAATGGCTGCTGGACATGACGGTCAAAGTGATGATTATTCAGATTCAGATGATGATCCTGAAATTGATCCACAAGAAATACAGAAAGAGCCTCCCCTGCCGGATCTagtcaaggaaaaagagaatCATGACCTCATATTAGATTTGTGTAAGTCACTCGCTTCCTTGAATAGACATTCTGAAGCGTTGAAGATTCTTAAGCTTGCTTTGAAATCAAGTAAAGGCATGGCAGCTTTCCGTGGGAAACTTCGGACTCTTGGAGCTCAAATAGCATACACCGATCCGGATCCTGAGCAGGGGTTGAACTATGTAAAATACATTGCAGACCAGCATCCATACAGCAATGCTGTCTGGAATTGCTATTACAAAGTAATCTCCAGATTTAAGGAGGATTGGTATCGTGACAAGCATTATAAATTTGTGCGCCACAGGCGCCATAGGCGCAACAAATTAAAAGACTGCGCACCACCCAGTATCATAAGTGGCCATCATTATACAAGAAAAAGTCGCCATCAGGATGCCGCAAGAGAATACCTTGAAGCTTATAAGTTATTGCCAGAGAATCCCCTGGTTAATCTGTGTGCTGGTACTGCCTTAATCAACTTGGCCCATGGACATAGACTTCAGAATAAGCACCACTGTATTGCTCAGGGCTTTGCATTCCTCTACAACAATTTGCGGGTTTGCAAAAGCAGCCAGGAGGCTTTGTACAACATAGCCAGGGCATTCCATCAAGTTGGCCTTGTGACTCTGGCAGCTTCCTACTACGAAAAAGTTCTTGACATTCATGTGAAGGACTACCCCATACCAAAACTTCCCCATGAAAATCCAGACTACAATCAAAATCGATTACCAGGTTACTGTGATCTTCGCAGAGAAGCAGCTTTTAATCTACATCTTATCTACAAACAGTGTGGATCATTTGATCTTGCTCGACAGGTCTTGAGAGATCACTGCACCTTTTGA
- the LOC133736187 gene encoding phytochrome A-associated F-box protein, which produces MNSDSVFSTLPDDVVLNLFSKLEDDPRNWARLACACTKFASLIRNVCWKTKCRNVLPSDLVSAASSSEPPGGWSSLHKLAVCCPGLLHSGVLFENSDFGLERELGPDESYRPQSQSQSEPSSSSSSQIHQPPPPASDCAWSLYDDLYFDTVYDESESDAAVAAPENENENGGVSVGGEFRIQKRRKICRSMRSHLASGVWNLSREQGNKLLHSRFRGDCLYICDWPGCVHIEEKRNYMLFRGVFKDFKGSQVWRNIKDAKRTKVDLNCAYCACKQTWDLHSAFCLRRGFGYHDDGEPVVRAYVCDNGHVSGAWTDLPLYA; this is translated from the coding sequence ATGAATTCCGACTCCGTGTTCTCGACGCTTCCGGACGACGTCGTCCTGAACTTGTTCTCCAAGCTGGAGGACGACCCTCGAAACTGGGCCCGCCTCGCCTGCGCCTGCACAAAATTCGCCTCCCTCATTCGCAACGTCTGCTGGAAGACCAAGTGCCGCAACGTCCTCCCCTCCGATCTCgtctccgccgcctcctcctccgagCCCCCCGGCGGCTGGTCCTCCCTCCACAAGCTGGCCGTCTGCTGCCCCGGCCTCCTCCACTCCGGCGTCCTCTTCGAGAATTCCGATTTCGGCCTCGAACGCGAGCTCGGCCCCGACGAAAGTTACCGCCCCCAATCGCAATCGCAATCGGagccctcctcctcctcctccagccAAATTCACCAACCGCCGCCGCCGGCTTCCGATTGCGCTTGGTCTCTCTACGACGATCTCTATTTCGATACGGTTTACGACGAGTCCGAATCGGATGCTGCTGTTGCTGCCCCCGAGAACGAGAACGAGAACGGCGGCGTTTCAGTGGGCGGTGAGTTTCGAATTCAAAAAAGGCGAAAGATCTGCAGGTCGATGAGGTCGCATCTGGCTTCCGGGGTGTGGAATCTGAGCCGAGAGCAAGGCAACAAGCTTCTCCACAGCCGGTTTCGCGGCGATTGCCTCTACATCTGTGACTGGCCTGGGTGTGTTCACATCGAAGAGAAGCGGAATTACATGCTTTTCAGAGGGGTTTTCAAGGACTTCAAAGGCTCTCAAGTGTGGAGGAACATCAAGGATGCCAAGAGGACCAAAGTCGACCTCAATTGCGCCTACTGCGCCTGCAAGCAGACTTGGGATTTGCATTCCGCCTTCTGCTTGAGACGCGGTTTCGGCTACCATGACGATGGCGAACCCGTTGTCAGGGCTTATGTGTGCGACAATGGACATGTCTCCGGGGCCTGGACCGACTTGCCATTGTATGCCTAG
- the LOC133737837 gene encoding uncharacterized protein LOC133737837 produces the protein MWNDYVHIPWTSHSEELPITNEVDVTRPSSSQQVMPDHDMVDMLQDAFRFHDDTTRPQSSSEPIGRPDSGPTPDAKKFYKLLDDADTDIFPGARIKKLEFLVRLYKIKCLHSNSDVSFYETLDLLRDTFPASTTLPKSFYKTKKMIKDIGLSYEKIHACPNDCMLYWKEHENDTSCHVCGTSRWKKKKNDTEAGGKPKAAKILRYFSLGPRLQRLYMSRHTTDSMSWHSKLRTKDGVLRHPADSPAWAKLDEKYPDFGNECRNVRLGLASDGFNPFGMMSSSHSTWPVVMSVYNLPPWLCMKQPYLFLSLLIPGPKGPGNNIDVYLQPLMEELKMLWNEGIETYDAFKKETFTMRVAVLWTINDFPAYAMLSGYSTKGYKACPVCAEDTESVRLVNCKKECFMGHRRWLNDDHRYRRWKNNFNGAAEQRPRPKPMTGTECLRATHGLIIQFGNGKKMKIPRKRKRTSDGPPEQDFGNWRKRSIFFELPYWEHLLLRHNLDVMHIEKNVTDNVVGTLLGVKGKNKDNKNARNDLVLLNVKHGLHPVPVGDSLRYPSASFNLLKEEKTMMCEVMADYRPPDGWSSNISNCVRVEERKLIGLKSLSYFDAVSTPMPIAIRRPIKCKPLIKVILELSGFFRQLCTKVGSKAYFEDLSRKIALTLCDLECIMPPSFFDIMEHLPIHLVDEAAIAGPVQYRWMYPIERYLHTLKEYVRNKAHPEGSIAEGYIIDECLSFCTMYLSGDTASE, from the exons ATGTGGAATGACTATGTACACATTCCTTGGACCTCACACAGTGAGGAATTACCCATAACAAATGAAGTAGATGTAACACGTCCCTCCTCCTCCCAACAAGTTATGCCAGACCATGATATGGTTGATATGTTACAGGATGCATTTAGGTTTCATGATGATACAACCAGGCCTCAATCTTCTTCAGAGCCAATTGGACGTCCAGACTCTGGTCCTACGCCAGATGCCAAAAAATTCTACAAACTACTTGACGATGCAGATACTGATATTTTTCCAGGGGCACGGATAAAGAAGCTTGAATTTTTAGTGAGGTTATATAAGATAAAGTGTTTGCACTCAAATAGTGATGTATCTTTTTATGAAACTTTGGATCTATTGAGAGACACATTTCCTGCAAGTACGACTCTCCCAAAGAGTTTttacaagacaaaaaaaatgatCAAAGATATTGGGTTGTCATATGAAAAGATTCATGCATGTCCGAATGATTGTATGTTGTATTGGAAAGAGCATGAAAATGATACTAGTTGTCACGTTTGTGGTACTAGCCgatggaaaaagaagaagaatgacaCTGAAGCTGGTGGAAAACCAAAAGCAGCTAAGATTTTACGTTATTTTTCATTAGGTCCTAGATTGCAACGTTTATATATGTCTCGCCATACTACAGATTCGATGTCTTGGCATTCAAAATTAAGGACTAAAGATGGGGTACTCAGACATCCTGCTGATTCTCCTGCTTGGGCAAAGTTGGATGAAAAGTATCCAGATTTTGGTAATGAGTGTCGTAATGTTCGCCTGGGGTTGGCTAGTGATGGATTTAACCCTTTTGGAATGATGAGCTCTTCACATAGTACTTGGCCTGTTGTGATGTCTGTTTATAATCTACCTCCTTGGTTATGCATGAAGCAGCCATACTTGTTCTTGTCATTGCTTATACCAGGCCCAAAGGGACCCGGTAACAATATTGATGTGTATTTACAACCATTAATGGAAGAGCTGAAGATGTTGTGGAATGAAGGGATTGAGACATATGATGCATTCAAGAAAGAGACTTTTACCATGCGAGTTGCTGTGTTGTGGACTATTAATGATTTTCCTGCATATGCCATGTTATCCGGTTATAGCACAAAAGGTTACAAAGCTTGTCCAGTGTGTGCTGAAGATACAGAGTCTGTTAGGCTGGTGAATTGTAAAAAAGAATGTTTTATGGGTCATCGTCGGTGGTTGAATGATGATCATCGGTACCGTAGATGGAAAAACAATTTTAATGGTGCTGCTGAACAAAGGCCTCGCCCAAAGCCTATGACGGGTACAGAATGTCTAAGAGCAACGCATGGTTTGATAATTCAATTTGGGAATGGGAAAAAGATGAAAATTCCTCGAAAACGTAAGCGAACATCTGATGGACCACCCGAGCAGGACTTTGGCAATTGGAGGAAGAGAAGTATATTTTTTGAACTACCTTACTGGGAGCATCTTTTATTGCGCCATAATCTAGATGTTATGCATATCGAGAAGAATGTCACTGATAATGTTGTTGGCACTTTACTTGGAGTTAAAGGGAAAAACAAGGACAATAAAAATGCTCGAAACGACTTGGTTCTTCTCAATGTCAAGCATGGTCTTCATCCTGTGCCCGTAGGTGACAGTCTAAGATATCCTTCAGCTAGCTTTAATTTGTTAAAGGAGGAGAAAACGATGATGTGTGAAGTAATGGCTGACTATCGACCACCAGACGGCTGGTCTTCCAATATTAGCAACTGTGTCCGagttgaagaaagaaaattaattggGTTGAAGAGTCTGTCATATTTTGATGCAGTATCTACTCCCATGCCAATTGCTATTCGTAGGCCCATTAAGTGTAAACCACTTATTAAAGTGATACTAGAATTGAGTGGATTTTTCAGGCAATTGTGCACTAAGGTTGGTTCAAAAGCTTACTTTGAAGATCTATCGCGGAAGATTGCCTTAACATTATGTGATTTGGAGTGTATAATGCCACCCTCATTTTTTGACATAATGGAGCATTTACCCATTCATTTGGTTGATGAAGCTGCAATAGCAGGCCCAGTTCAGTATAGATGGATGTATCCTATTGAAAG GTACTTACACACTTTGAAAGAGTACGTGCGCAATAAGGCTCACCCCGAAGGAAGCATTGCTGAAGGATACATCATAGATGAGTGTCTCTCATTTTGTACTATGTATTTATCAGGTGATACTGCATCAGAATGA
- the LOC133739323 gene encoding UDP-galactose/UDP-glucose transporter 2-like isoform X2, translating to MKNEEQARFLFGISLSDRPKWQQFLLCSSGFFFGYLVNGVCEEYVYNRLQFSYGWYFTFVQGFVYLFLIYLQGFTTKKMVNPWKTYVKLSAVLIGSHGLTKGSLAFLNYPAQLMFKSAKVLPVMIMGAFIPGLRRKYPPHEYVSTILLVVGLILFTLADAQTSPNFSVIGVVMVSGALVMDSFLDGDAVLLYSS from the exons ATGAAGAACGAAGAACAAGCTCGGTTTCTGTTTGGGATTTCGCTCTCTGATAGACCCAAATGGCAGCAATTCCTGCTTTGCTCTTCTGGGTTCTTCTTTGGTTATCTGGTTAATGGTGTCTGTGAG GAATATGTGTATAACAGGCTACAATTCAG TTATGGGTGGTACTTCACATTTGTACAAGGATTTGTGTATCTATTTCTGATTTATCTTCAAGGCTTTACCACCAAGAAAATGGTGAACCCATGGAAGACTTATGTGAAGCTATCTGCTGTGCTTATAGGCTCTCATGGACTCACCAAAGGCTCCTTGGCTTTTCTCAACTACCCTGCACAGCTAATGTTCAAATCAGCAAAG GTTTTGCCTGTGATGATAATGGGAGCCTTCATACCAGGTTTGAGGCGGAAGTATCCACCTCATGAGTACGTTTCTACAATCCTTCTGGTGGTGGGTCTGATCCTATTCACCTTAGCGGATGCACAAACGTCTCCCAACTTCAGCGTGATTGGTGTGGTGATGGTATCGGGTGCTCTAGTCATGGATTCGTTTTTGG ATGGAGATGCTGTTTTGCTCTACAGTAGTTAG
- the LOC133739323 gene encoding UDP-galactose/UDP-glucose transporter 2-like isoform X1, which translates to MKNEEQARFLFGISLSDRPKWQQFLLCSSGFFFGYLVNGVCEEYVYNRLQFSYGWYFTFVQGFVYLFLIYLQGFTTKKMVNPWKTYVKLSAVLIGSHGLTKGSLAFLNYPAQLMFKSAKVLPVMIMGAFIPGLRRKYPPHEYVSTILLVVGLILFTLADAQTSPNFSVIGVVMVSGALVMDSFLGNLQEAIFTMNPETTQMIHILLGCLKVN; encoded by the exons ATGAAGAACGAAGAACAAGCTCGGTTTCTGTTTGGGATTTCGCTCTCTGATAGACCCAAATGGCAGCAATTCCTGCTTTGCTCTTCTGGGTTCTTCTTTGGTTATCTGGTTAATGGTGTCTGTGAG GAATATGTGTATAACAGGCTACAATTCAG TTATGGGTGGTACTTCACATTTGTACAAGGATTTGTGTATCTATTTCTGATTTATCTTCAAGGCTTTACCACCAAGAAAATGGTGAACCCATGGAAGACTTATGTGAAGCTATCTGCTGTGCTTATAGGCTCTCATGGACTCACCAAAGGCTCCTTGGCTTTTCTCAACTACCCTGCACAGCTAATGTTCAAATCAGCAAAG GTTTTGCCTGTGATGATAATGGGAGCCTTCATACCAGGTTTGAGGCGGAAGTATCCACCTCATGAGTACGTTTCTACAATCCTTCTGGTGGTGGGTCTGATCCTATTCACCTTAGCGGATGCACAAACGTCTCCCAACTTCAGCGTGATTGGTGTGGTGATGGTATCGGGTGCTCTAGTCATGGATTCGTTTTTGGGTAATTTGCAAGAAGCAATATTTACCATGAATCCTGAAACCACACAGATGATTCACATTCTCCTTGGGTGCTTAAAAGTGAATTAG
- the LOC133741333 gene encoding uncharacterized protein LOC133741333, which yields MSNYDVDFQLDDDALPSMHDSVQFDDSETQDVGRLFVHEPTVHIENRNNAANEGNKKKGRGKTVIKWGQRGVRERVKWGKQGVPVSPREKCAYFSLFIGSLAADPGLYPIDVKDWRHFDKDDNHQRAWTRIEGTIDWSDEAATAKKSEIKKYAFEKLADRWKHHKSELKKLYWLPNQGTEERFCSPDNAIDRDQWKRFVTHLDDEDTKTKAAINVSNRSQRVMHHSIGTRTFPAVVYEWQVENGVEEELDRLEIFKLTHRKKGKQNEYVDAASTKAVQDLEKVEEERKKLNVDITPQVREDIYAQVLRPEKRNRVRGLGAGVRWRDVPYIHTEKRSISATMEAMKATIEEQRLETARLRSEAEKERQEAAQREARNRIQSVEMNKRFAAQMEEFKKQQEAAMEENARKVNELARLQIGRWMKEAGFSGIETTPQLDSDPMTQLAAVQPQCNRPAIPTPPIEDVYRPEMPQTVQESQLN from the exons ATGTCCAATTACGACGTGGATTTCCAGTTGGATGATGATGCCCTACCATCGATGCATGACAGCGTCCAATTTGATGACAGTGAAACCCAAGATGTTGGCCGTCTGTTTGTGCATGAGCCAACAGTTCATATTGAAAACAGAAATAATGCAGCCAATGagggtaacaaaaaaaaagggagagggAAAACTGTAATTAAATGGGGTCAGCGTGGAGTGCGAGAAAGAGTTAAGTGGGGAAAACAAGGAGTACCGGTGTCTCCAAGGGAAAAATGTGCATATTTTTCCCTTTTCATTGGTAGTCTAGCGGCTGACCCTGGATTGTATCCTATTGATGTCAAGGATTGGCGGCATTTTGACAAGGACGACAACCATCAAAGGGCATGGACACGTATTGAG GGGACAATTGATTGGTCGGATGAAGCAGCCACCGCTAAAAAATCTGAAATCAAGAAGTATGCCTTCGAAAAACTTGCAGATCGCTGGAAGCATCACAAGTCAGAGTTGAAGAAATTGTATTGGTTGCCCAATCAAGGGACTGAAGAACGTTTTTGCAGCCCTGATAATGCCATTGACAGAGATCAATGGAAAAGATTTGTTACTCATTTAGATGATGAGGATACTAAG ACCAAGGCTGCCATAAATGTAAGTAATCGATCGCAGCGGGTAATGCATCACAGTATAGGCACAAGGACTTTTCCAGCGGTTGTTTATGAATGG CAAGTTGAGAATGGGGTTGAGGAAGAACTTGATAGGTTGGAAATCTTCAAGTTGACACACCGtaagaaaggaaaacaaaatgaGTATGTTGATGCTGCATCTACCAAAGCAGTG CAAGATTTGGAGAAGGTtgaggaggagagaaagaagtTAAATGTTGATATTACTCCACAAGTTAGAGAAGACATCTATGCACAGGTTCTTAGGCCAGAGAAGCGTAACCGAGTGAGAGGACTTGGAGCGGGAGTACGCTGGCGTGATGTTCCGTACATTCATACCGAAAAAAGAAGTATTTCAGCCACTATGGAAGCAATGAAAGCAACAATTGAGGAACAACGCTTGGAGACTGCAAGATTGAGGAGTGAGGCTGAAAAAGAAAGACAAGAAGCTGCCCAAAGGGAGGCAAGGAATAGGATTCAATCAGTTGAGATGAACAAACGTTTCGCCGCACAAATGGAGGAGTTTAAGAAGCAGCAAGAGGCAGCTATGGAAGAGAATGCAAGGAAGGTGAATGAACTCGCAAGACTTCAAATTGGTAGATGGATGAAAGAAGCTGGTTTTTCAGGGATTGAAACGACACCACAATTAGATAGCGACCCAATGACACAGCTTGCAGCAGTCCAACCACAATGCAATAGACCTGCGATTCCAACCCCACCTATTGAGGATGTGTATAGACCCGAAATGCCTCAAACTGTGCAAGAATCGCAGCTGAACTGA